One window of the Lysobacter sp. S4-A87 genome contains the following:
- a CDS encoding NUDIX hydrolase, protein MDSLRTALAAYARQWPQEAESAQDFAGFLASADTVFERIHLVGHFTASSWLVDRSGTRVLLTHHRKLERWLQLGGHADGDRDLARVALREAEEESGLTGLDVEPEMFDLDRHWIPERRDVPGHWHYDVRYVVHARQSEDYIVSDESHDLAWRPIDEILAHPGSDESMRRMALKWQARTAR, encoded by the coding sequence ATGGATTCGCTGCGCACGGCACTGGCTGCGTATGCCCGGCAATGGCCGCAGGAGGCTGAAAGCGCACAGGACTTCGCCGGATTCCTCGCCTCGGCCGACACCGTGTTCGAAAGGATCCACCTGGTCGGGCACTTCACCGCCTCGTCGTGGCTGGTCGACCGCAGCGGGACCCGCGTCCTGCTCACGCACCACCGCAAGCTCGAGCGCTGGCTGCAGCTGGGCGGCCACGCCGACGGCGACCGCGACCTGGCTCGCGTGGCGCTGCGGGAAGCGGAGGAGGAATCGGGACTGACCGGCCTGGATGTGGAGCCGGAGATGTTCGACCTCGACCGCCACTGGATCCCCGAGCGGCGCGACGTGCCGGGCCATTGGCATTACGACGTGCGCTATGTCGTGCACGCCCGCCAGTCCGAGGACTACATCGTCAGCGACGAATCCCACGACCTGGCGTGGCGCCCGATCGACGAGATCCTCGCCCACCCGGGCAGCGACGAGTCGATGCGCCGCATGGCGCTCAAGTGGCAGGCGCGCACGGCTCGCTGA
- the serA gene encoding phosphoglycerate dehydrogenase: MSLQTSYPKSDIRVLLLEGVSPTAVESFRNAGYSQIQTYDKSLPPELLRQEIAAAHIIGIRSRTHLDADVLSHARRLIAIGCFCIGTNQVDLDSAELAGIPVFNAPYSNTRSVAELVVAEAIMLMRGIPQKNAQCHRGGWSKSAAGSHEVRGKTLGIVGYGHIGTQVGVIAEALGMQVIFHDIETKLSLGNARAAAGLDDLLARSDIVTLHVPETAATQGMFGAAQVERMKKGAHLINASRGTVVDIDALAAGLASGKVGGAAVDVFPVEPQGNADAFVSPLVGLDNVILTPHIGGSTLEAQDNIGLEVAAKLIRYSDNGSTLSAVNFPEVTLPEHTGSLRLLHIHRNVPGVLSQVNDVFSRLGVNIDGQFLRTHPKVGYVVIDVTATQAQAALVRDELARIPGTLRVRILY; encoded by the coding sequence GTGAGCCTGCAGACCTCGTACCCGAAGTCCGACATCCGTGTGCTGCTGCTGGAAGGGGTCTCCCCGACCGCGGTGGAGAGTTTCCGCAACGCCGGCTACTCGCAGATCCAGACGTACGACAAATCGCTGCCGCCGGAACTGCTGCGCCAGGAAATCGCCGCCGCGCACATCATCGGCATCCGCTCGCGCACGCACCTGGACGCCGACGTGCTTTCGCACGCACGCCGCCTGATCGCGATCGGCTGCTTCTGCATCGGCACCAACCAGGTCGACCTCGACAGCGCCGAACTGGCCGGCATCCCGGTCTTCAATGCGCCCTACTCCAATACCCGCAGCGTCGCCGAGCTGGTCGTGGCCGAGGCGATCATGCTGATGCGCGGCATCCCGCAGAAGAACGCGCAATGCCACCGCGGCGGCTGGTCGAAGTCGGCCGCCGGCAGCCACGAGGTGCGCGGCAAGACCCTGGGCATCGTCGGTTACGGCCACATCGGCACCCAGGTCGGCGTGATCGCCGAAGCACTGGGCATGCAGGTGATCTTCCACGACATCGAAACCAAGCTGTCGCTGGGCAATGCCCGTGCCGCGGCCGGCCTCGACGATCTGCTGGCGCGCAGCGACATCGTCACCCTGCACGTGCCGGAGACAGCCGCGACGCAGGGCATGTTCGGCGCCGCGCAGGTCGAGCGCATGAAGAAGGGCGCGCACCTGATCAACGCCTCGCGCGGCACCGTGGTCGACATCGATGCGCTTGCCGCGGGCCTGGCCTCGGGCAAGGTCGGCGGCGCCGCGGTCGACGTGTTTCCGGTCGAGCCGCAGGGCAATGCCGATGCGTTCGTGTCGCCGCTGGTCGGCCTCGACAACGTCATCCTGACCCCGCACATCGGCGGCAGCACGCTCGAAGCCCAGGACAACATCGGCCTGGAAGTGGCGGCCAAGCTGATCCGCTACAGCGACAACGGTTCGACCCTGTCGGCGGTCAATTTCCCGGAAGTGACCCTGCCCGAACACACCGGCAGCCTGCGACTGCTGCATATCCACCGCAACGTGCCGGGCGTGCTGTCGCAGGTCAACGACGTGTTCTCGCGGCTGGGCGTCAACATCGACGGCCAGTTCCTGCGCACGCATCCCAAGGTCGGCTACGTGGTGATCGATGTCACCGCGACGCAGGCCCAGGCGGCGCTGGTCCGCGACGAGCTGGCACGCATTCCGGGAACGCTGCGGGTGCGCATCCTGTATTGA